In a single window of the Cucurbita pepo subsp. pepo cultivar mu-cu-16 chromosome LG18, ASM280686v2, whole genome shotgun sequence genome:
- the LOC111779896 gene encoding kinesin-like protein KIN-14U, with product MESMNSSSPVGSNLDSFNGVPPSLLCTDVSVVPEHLNTELQKSILNLEGEIEQLRLKLSVSNEKRRDALNKILDIKGSIRVFCRVRPFLLTDRRRICEPVLLERDKVKVRSSGTRKEFEFDKVFCKEASQEEVYSEVEPIIQSALDGRNVCIIAYGQTGTGKTYTMDGRMEEPGIVPRGLEMLFQTSIGTSSTVTFSMSMLEVYMGSLRDLLAPKAGSRMYERCNLNIQTDQKGFVEIEGLTEVPIPDFEKAKWWYNKGRRVRSTSWTNVNETSSRSHCLTKVTMYRCVDGSKAKTEVSKLWMVDLGGSERLLKTGACGLTLDEGRAINLSLSALGDVIAALRRKRGHVPYRNSKLTQILKDSLGDGSKVLMLVHLSPCEEDVAETICSLSFAKRARAIETSRELQEDSKKQREKKIAMLDETMKEAQQECQKLKNQIQKAEFLLSENKKRFSTEHHPCVETPNTNHIAPEEDQKEVIVTPRKPKVSSKTIVSNSLPRFMTSTMASRQRQSSAENKVVMGRAKSSRFGTRSSVQFSSSQSMSYSDFRIRASLHISNKKSRYVEPDTLSTEAPQVNVPELKKDSLPLPLPWPQSKLVTSSDSNLKVTVSRHRRRMSDLI from the exons ATGGAGTCGATGAACTCATCTTCCCCTGTTGGATCGAACTTGGATTCCTTCAATGGCGTCCCTCCATCTTTGTTGTGTACAGATGTGAGTGTTGTACCTGAGCATCTAAACACTGAGCTCCAGAAATCAATACTCAATCTCGAAG GTGAGATTGAACAATTGAGATTGAAGTTGAGCGTGTCGAACGAGAAGCGTAGAGACGCGTTGAATAAGATTCTAGACATTAAAG GTAGTATTCGTGTGTTTTGTCGTGTTCGTCCGTTTTTACTGACGGATCGGAGAAGAATTTGTGAGCCTGTTTTGTTGGAACGGGATAAGGTCAAGGTTCGATCGTCGGGAACTAGAAAGGAATTCGAATTCGATAAGGTTTTTTGTAAAGAAGCATCCCAAG AGGAAGTCTATTCTGAGGTCGAACCGATAATCCAATCCGCTCTTGATGGTCGAAATGTATGTATAATAGCTTACGGTCAAACGGGTACGGGCAAGACATATACCATG GATGGTAGAATGGAGGAGCCGGGAATAGTCCCCCGTGGGCTTGAGATGCTCTTTCAAACGTCCATCGGCACCTCGTCGACCGTAACGTTTTCCATGAGTATGTTGGAGGTTTACATGGGTAGTCTGAGAGACCTGCTGGCTCCAAAAGCAGGCTCAAGAATGTATGAACGATG CAATCTCAACATTCAAACAGATCAAAAGGGATTCGTTGAGATCGAGGGTCTAACCGAAGTCCCGATTCCCGACTTTGAAAAGGCTAAATGGTGGTATAATAAAGGAAGACGGGTTCGATCGACTTCGTGGACTAATGTGAACGAAACATCTAGCCGATCACACTG CTTAACAAAGGTCACCATGTATCGGTGCGTGGACGGTTCAAAAGCTAAAACCGAAGTAAGCAAACTATGGATGGTGGATTTAGGAGGAAGTGAAAGATTGTTGAAAACCGGGGCATGTGGTCTAACGCTCGACGAGGGAAGAGCGATAAATCTTTCTCTTTCGGCTTTGGGTGATGTTATTGCAGCTCTAAGGAGGAAGAGAGGTCATGTTCCTTACAG AAATAGCAAGCTAACTCAAATACTCAAAGATTCCTTAG GTGACGGTTCAAAGGTGTTAATGCTTGTGCATTTAAGTCCttgtgaagaagatgttgcAGAGACGATATGCTCGTTAAGTTTTGCAAAGAGAGCACGAGCGATCGAAACAAGTCGAGAATTACAAGAG GACTCGAAGAagcaaagagagaaaaaaattgcaaTGCTGGATGAAACCATGAAGGAAGCTCAGCAGGAATGCCAAAAACTCAAGAACCAAATACAGAAAGCCGAGTTTCTATTAAGCGAAAACAAGAAGCGATTTTCTACCGAGCATCATCCATGCGTCGAAACTCCAAACACGAACCATATAGCTCCCGAGGAAGATCAGAAGGAAGTCATTGTCACTCCAAGAAAGCCTAAAGTTTCAAGTAAAACTATAGTTTCGAATTCTTTGCCTCGTTTCATGACGTCGACAATGGCGAGTCGTCAAAGGCAAAGTTCTGCAGAAAACAAAGTCGTAATGGGGAGAGCAAAAAGTTCGAGATTTGGAACAAGAAGCTCTGTCCAATTCTCGAGTTCCCAGTCAATGAGTTACTCGGATTTTCGTATAAGAGCAAGCTTACACATATCAAATAAGAAGTCGAGGTACGTCGAACCCGACACCCTCTCGACAGAAGCTCCTCAAGTGAACGTCCCAGAACTAAAGAAAGATTcattgccattgccattgccatGGCCACAAAGCAAATTGGTAACTTCATCTGATTCGAACTTGAAAGTTACGGTTTCTCGTCACCGGAGAAGGATGTCTGATCTAATCTAA